One Brachyspira suanatina DNA segment encodes these proteins:
- a CDS encoding restriction endonuclease, with product MALLKYRDYDKYVLKYLYDIKEAVHKNKIYEKIKEYTKPSEEDLKLVKENKYSKFSDRVDWSLTYLKKAQLIENIERGVYQITDFGKKFYEENPNFDFKTLKEKTPYLENSKNNSDDDDIEEIEDENRNEIEKSIEEYYESVEKDILDRLQSMGDNNVDKGTKFENICLELLEKMGYGKKYRTGGSGDRGIDGTLTMDKFGFDMVGIQCKCYKENNKVNDTEITKFAHGLKNVNGINRGIFITTSDYTPQAKKVVEELKDIKIILINGYRLAKYMREYEVGVKVLETRNIYDVII from the coding sequence ATGGCACTTTTGAAATACAGAGATTATGACAAGTATGTACTAAAATATTTATATGATATAAAAGAAGCTGTACATAAAAATAAAATATATGAAAAAATAAAAGAATATACAAAACCTTCTGAAGAAGATTTAAAACTAGTAAAAGAAAATAAATATTCTAAATTTAGTGATAGAGTTGATTGGTCATTAACTTATCTTAAAAAAGCTCAATTAATAGAAAACATAGAAAGAGGAGTATATCAAATAACTGACTTCGGTAAAAAATTCTATGAGGAAAATCCTAACTTTGATTTCAAAACATTAAAAGAAAAAACTCCATATTTAGAAAACAGCAAAAATAATTCAGATGATGATGACATAGAGGAAATAGAAGATGAAAATAGAAATGAAATAGAAAAGAGCATTGAAGAATATTATGAGAGTGTAGAGAAAGATATACTTGATCGTTTGCAGTCTATGGGTGATAACAATGTTGATAAAGGTACTAAATTTGAAAATATATGTTTAGAGCTGCTTGAGAAAATGGGTTATGGTAAAAAGTATAGAACAGGTGGAAGCGGAGACAGAGGAATTGACGGCACTCTTACTATGGATAAATTCGGTTTTGATATGGTAGGAATACAATGCAAATGCTATAAAGAAAATAATAAAGTTAATGATACCGAAATAACTAAATTTGCACATGGGCTTAAAAATGTTAATGGCATAAACAGAGGAATTTTTATAACAACTTCAGATTACACTCCGCAGGCTAAAAAAGTTGTAGAGGAATTAAAAGATATAAAAATAATTCTGATTAACGGATACAGGCTTGCTAAATATATGCGTGAATATGAAGTGGGTGTGAAAGTACTTGAAACAAGAAATATTTATGATGTTATAATATAG
- a CDS encoding CHAT domain-containing protein, giving the protein MIEYKSYIATQNRDYFLSHNMEYITLKNSSVKKILKNTKKHDSLINIFLYDNDKNKLYGYYEVDFNNRKQIDDNYTNINISDNYKRRRGIYYKLEEKYSDFSIYEVDSKTFLKLKDRLILLNDNISQTFFSCSIDNNIFKYQAIETYPSLYVAEYEKHFDNKAYESIYKEYIRLSKYSNSENNNIDRYIELGSYLMNMLIPEKDFREHLLDGFRIVYLHLDDNTYTIPWDILSFDGKFLSENIIFSYSNASNVLPNKKTDNKKLKMAVISIPNDDIVYDKQEIDYILSLQNNIKNIEIDLYKKEHNYFEFVKILESYDIVHIITHGYKDGIKLSEDYILNSVTALQNPPSLIFINACNMEEADNKLTKSLLSSGVSTVISGIGSLADGMYLDFIYSFYSNLLHKHARINTAQAYYFAYVEVKEFYKGFIRYRFNGVPVYV; this is encoded by the coding sequence ATGATAGAATATAAATCATATATTGCAACACAAAATAGAGATTACTTTTTATCTCATAATATGGAATATATTACTTTAAAAAACTCCTCTGTAAAAAAGATTTTAAAAAATACAAAAAAACATGATAGTTTAATAAATATATTTCTATATGATAATGACAAGAATAAATTATATGGGTATTATGAAGTAGATTTTAATAATAGAAAACAAATAGATGATAATTATACTAATATAAATATAAGTGATAACTATAAAAGAAGAAGAGGAATATATTATAAATTGGAAGAAAAATATTCAGATTTTTCAATATACGAAGTAGATTCAAAAACATTTTTAAAATTAAAAGATAGATTAATACTTTTGAATGATAATATATCGCAAACATTTTTTTCTTGTTCTATAGATAATAATATTTTTAAATACCAAGCTATAGAGACATATCCTTCACTTTATGTAGCAGAGTATGAAAAGCATTTTGATAATAAGGCTTATGAGAGTATATATAAAGAATATATTCGTTTATCAAAATACTCGAATAGTGAAAATAATAATATAGATAGATATATAGAGCTTGGAAGCTATTTAATGAATATGCTTATTCCGGAAAAAGATTTCAGAGAACATTTGCTTGACGGATTTAGAATAGTTTATCTTCATCTTGATGATAATACATATACTATTCCTTGGGATATACTTTCTTTTGATGGAAAATTTTTATCCGAAAATATAATTTTTTCATATAGCAATGCATCTAATGTTTTGCCCAATAAAAAAACTGATAATAAAAAATTAAAAATGGCCGTTATTTCAATACCAAATGATGATATTGTATACGATAAACAAGAGATTGATTATATTTTATCATTACAGAATAACATAAAAAATATAGAAATAGATTTATATAAAAAAGAGCATAATTATTTTGAGTTTGTTAAAATATTAGAAAGTTATGATATAGTACATATTATAACTCATGGATATAAAGACGGAATAAAATTGAGCGAGGATTATATACTAAATTCAGTAACAGCATTACAAAACCCGCCTTCGCTTATTTTTATTAATGCATGCAATATGGAAGAAGCTGATAATAAACTTACAAAATCACTTCTTTCTTCAGGGGTAAGTACTGTTATTTCTGGTATTGGTTCTTTGGCTGATGGTATGTATTTAGATTTTATTTATAGTTTTTATAGTAATTTGCTTCATAAGCATGCCAGAATCAATACTGCACAGGCATATTATTTTGCTTATGTTGAAGTTAAAGAGTTTTATAAAGGGTTTATACGATATAGATTTAATGGAGTTCCTGTATATGTTTAA
- a CDS encoding N-acetylmuramoyl-L-alanine amidase: MFKLIRFIYLLIIILVITSCNNDENITPIRTRKIAPKVSSAFKSPAYNLRIKYIILHYTALNDDLSFKVLTDPGVSAHYLITTREDEPIYKLVDDNDRAWHAGITMFDNRHSMNDTSIGIEIVNLGFLQKVTNTYEDLRRMTKKQREELFFIPYDEYIEFEDSQIEKVAYLLKELIEKYGIKPYNILGHSDIAPYRKKDPGPKFPWKRLYDEYHLGMWYDEYDYSNFLNDNEYRKAKVMDIKEEFIKYGYTSMPTNNVWDFDSRKVLYAFQCHFRPEKIDGNIDNETYAVIRALNLKVKKINEMEERSKANNFLTNTFFTNIFISNNIISTNWSYNTNTSLRK, from the coding sequence ATGTTTAAATTGATTAGATTTATTTATTTATTAATAATAATATTAGTAATTACATCATGCAATAATGATGAGAATATAACCCCTATAAGAACTAGGAAAATAGCTCCTAAAGTTTCAAGTGCTTTTAAATCTCCTGCATATAATTTGAGAATAAAATATATTATACTTCATTATACTGCTTTAAATGATGATTTATCTTTTAAAGTATTAACTGATCCAGGAGTATCTGCTCATTATCTTATTACTACAAGAGAAGATGAACCTATATATAAACTTGTTGATGATAATGACAGAGCTTGGCATGCAGGTATTACTATGTTTGATAATAGACATAGTATGAATGATACTTCTATTGGTATAGAAATAGTAAATTTAGGATTTTTACAAAAAGTTACAAATACTTATGAAGATTTAAGAAGAATGACAAAAAAACAAAGAGAGGAGTTATTTTTTATTCCTTATGATGAATATATAGAATTTGAGGACAGTCAAATAGAGAAGGTAGCATATTTGCTTAAAGAGTTAATAGAAAAGTATGGTATAAAACCTTATAATATATTAGGGCATTCGGATATAGCTCCTTATAGAAAAAAAGATCCAGGACCTAAATTCCCATGGAAAAGACTTTATGATGAATATCATTTAGGCATGTGGTATGATGAATATGATTACAGCAATTTTTTAAATGACAATGAATATAGAAAAGCAAAGGTAATGGATATAAAAGAAGAGTTTATAAAATACGGATATACAAGCATGCCTACAAATAATGTGTGGGATTTTGATTCAAGAAAGGTGCTTTATGCTTTTCAATGTCATTTCAGACCTGAAAAAATAGATGGAAATATTGATAATGAAACTTATGCTGTTATTAGGGCTTTAAATCTTAAAGTAAAAAAGATTAATGAAATGGAAGAGCGTTCTAAAGCTAATAACTTCCTTACTAATACATTCTTTACTAATATATTTATAAGCAATAATATAATAAGCACAAATTGGAGCTACAATACAAATACTTCATTAAGGAAATAG
- a CDS encoding SAM-dependent methyltransferase: MLTVYIAARDIGNYKDNTERLKEVLIESDIVLVESFREATTLFKALNISKDKECLIEFSEHTKKSKDIDEIITKIINCQTVTLISDCGTPILEDPGRLLLEYCYAHNIKVRPIAGVSSVTAAIMCLPFNFKEFYYAGLLPRDDREREKKLSYLKRLNVPVIILDTPYRLGKVLNAIKKVYSKDKEIALCLDITTESEEIIIDRVSDILAKYQESKKREFVIVISSL, encoded by the coding sequence ATGCTTACTGTTTACATTGCTGCAAGAGATATAGGTAATTATAAAGATAATACTGAAAGATTAAAAGAGGTTTTAATTGAAAGCGATATTGTCTTAGTTGAAAGTTTTAGAGAGGCTACTACACTTTTTAAAGCACTTAATATAAGTAAAGATAAAGAATGCTTGATAGAGTTTAGCGAACATACAAAAAAATCCAAAGATATTGATGAAATAATTACAAAGATTATAAACTGCCAAACTGTTACTCTTATAAGTGATTGCGGCACTCCAATATTAGAGGATCCTGGAAGATTATTACTTGAATATTGTTATGCTCATAATATAAAGGTTCGTCCTATAGCAGGTGTAAGCAGTGTTACGGCAGCTATTATGTGCCTGCCTTTTAACTTCAAAGAATTTTATTATGCTGGGCTTTTGCCGCGTGATGACAGAGAACGCGAAAAAAAATTATCATATTTAAAAAGATTAAATGTTCCTGTTATTATATTAGATACTCCTTATAGATTAGGAAAAGTACTTAATGCCATCAAAAAAGTATATTCAAAAGATAAAGAAATAGCTTTATGTTTGGATATTACAACTGAAAGCGAAGAAATCATTATAGATAGAGTATCAGATATATTGGCTAAATATCAGGAAAGCAAAAAAAGAGAATTTGTAATTGTTATAAGCTCATTATAA